One segment of Primulina tabacum isolate GXHZ01 chromosome 6, ASM2559414v2, whole genome shotgun sequence DNA contains the following:
- the LOC142550045 gene encoding uncharacterized protein LOC142550045 has product MIASTLFGIVRCDSAYKIKYVRESIKVKYGYDISYAKAWQSLKRAVEIVYGTWESSVTLLPKYIGCLSKYNPGTIVERKNLGPYDQLHKILNFVFWAFKPCIDGYRHCCNIINVDGTHMYTKYKHKLLIAVNLDANNQVLPLAFALVDEENCESWHWFLSNVARHVTRGCSGVCLISDRHAGITSAVQDLPDFKPPRGVHRFCLRHVCSNFNSKFKNIHLKDLCWEAGIQHQIGKFNATMEAIRSNNAAAFTYLSNIPKEKWSLAHDGGWRRGIMTTNISECINGVLKGVRRLQITAIVELTLQRSKWFGLNPAQLVQPWFTLSEYVNTYDRRFYPIHDEQYWDEPTFQLQHNIVRRQRRQAGRDRRTRIRKGMDQPSPRERQSGR; this is encoded by the exons ATGATAGCCAGTACACTTTTTGGAATCGTGCGATGTGATTCTGCATACAAGATCAAGTATGTGCGAGAAAGTATTAAAGTAAAATATGGCTATGATATATCGTATGCTAAGGCATGGCAGAGTTTGAAGCGCGCGGTGGAGATCGTCTATGGCACTTGGGAAAGTTCTGTAACTTTGCTTCCTAAATATATAGGTTGTTTGTCGAAGTACAATCCAGGAACTATTGTAGAGAGGAAGAACCTTGGACCGTATGATCAGCtacataaaattttgaactttgtATTTTGGGCCTTCAAACCATGTATAGATGGTTATCGACATTGTTGCAACATAATCAACGTAGACGGTACTCATATGTACACCAAATATAAGCACAAACTACTCATAGCAGTAAATTTGGATGCCAATAACCAGGTTTTGCCTCTAGCTTTTGCGCttgttgatgaagaaaattGTGAGTCTTGGCATTGGTTCCTAAGTAATGTTGCACGACATGTTACCAGAGGGTGTAGTGGTGTGTGCCTTATATCTGATAGACATGCGGGTATAACAAGTGCAGTGCAAGATCTCCCTGACTTCAAGCCTCCTCGTGGTGTTCATCGTTTTTGTTTGAGGCATGTTTGCTCTAATTTCAATAGTAAGTTCAAAAACATTCATTTGAAAGACTTATGTTGGGAAGCAGGGATACAACACcaaataggaaaatttaatgCGACAATGGAGGCAATTAGATCAAACAATGCAGCAGCTTTCACGTATTTGTCAAACATTCCGAAGGAAAAATGGTCATTGGCTCATGATGGTGGATGGAGACGAGGGATAATGACGACGAACATTTCTGAGTGTATTAATGGTGTGTTGAAAGGGGTTCGACGTCTTCAAATAACTGCAATAGTGGAGCTGACTTTACAGCGAT CAAAATGGTTTGGTTTAAATCCTGCACAGCTTGTACAACCATGGTTTACACTGAGCGAATACGTGAACACATACGATAGAAGATTCTACCCTATTCATGATGAACAATATTGGGATGAACCTACATTCCAATTACAACACAATATTGTTCGTCGACAAAGGAGGCAGGCTGGTAGAGATCGCAGGACACGCATAAGAAAAGGGATGGATCAACCATCACCGAGGGAGAGACAAAGTGGGAGATAA